Proteins found in one Eretmochelys imbricata isolate rEreImb1 chromosome 9, rEreImb1.hap1, whole genome shotgun sequence genomic segment:
- the ATG4A gene encoding cysteine protease ATG4A isoform X1, whose protein sequence is MESVLSKYENQTTVLSEYLEEFPETDGSVWILGRQYHLKTDKSKLLLDISARLWFTYRRKFSPIGGTGPSSDTGWGCMLRCGQMMLAQALICRHLGRDWHWERHKKQPEEYHKILRCFIDRKDCCYSIHQMAQMGVGEGKSIGEWFGPNTVAQVLKKLALFDEWNSLAVYVSMDNTVVIEDIKKMCWSPPQSSTAVRGSTLSHRSALSQNKNTAVFCSGWKPLLLIIPLRLGINHINPIYIDAFKECFKMPQSLGALGGKPNNAYYFVGFLGNQLIYLDPHTTQIFVDLEENGMVDDQSFHCQQAPHRMKIMNLDPSVALGFFCKEEKDFDNWCSLVQKEILKQQSLRMFELVQNHPAHWPPFIPPAKPEVTTSGAELIESTDKLFELEEEFEILSV, encoded by the exons ATGGAGTCCG TTTTATCCAAGTATGAAAACCAAACCACTGTCTTATCGGAATACCTAGAAGAATTTCCAGAAACAGATGGGTCAGTGTGGATCTTGGGAAGGCAATACCACCTTAAGACAG ACAAATCTAAATTATTGTTGGATATAAGTGCTCGTCTGTGGTTTACATATAGAAGAAAATTTTCACCAATTG GAGGCACAGGCCCTTCATCCGATACTGGCTGGGGATGCATGCTGCGATGTGGACAGATGATGCTGGCACAGGCTCTGATTTGCAGGCATTTAGGAAGGG ATTGGCATTGGGAGAGACACAAAAAACAACCTGAAGAATATCACAAGATCTTGCGATGCTTCATAGACAGAAAAGATTGCTGTTATTCTATCCACCAAATGG CACAGATGGGTGTAGGAGAGGGGAAGTCGATTGGAGAATGGTTTGGACCAAATACAGTTGCACAAGTGCTAAA AAAGCTTGCTTTATTTGATGAATGGAATTCCTTAGCTGTTTATGTATCTATGGACAATACCGTGGTCATTGAAGACATCA AGAAAATGTGTTGGTCCCCTCCTCAGAGCAGCACTGCTGTACGTGGCAGCACACTCTCCCACAGAAGTGCTCTCAGTCAAAACAAGAACACAGCAGTGTTTTGCTCAGGCTGGAAACCTCTCTTGCTCATTATACCTCTACGACTAGGGATAAATCACATCAATCCGATTTATATTGATGCTTTTAAA GAATGTTTTAAGATGCCACAGTCTTTGGGGGCATTAGGAGGGAAACCAAATAATGCCTACTATTTCGTAGGATTTTTAG GAAACCAGCTGATCTATTTAGATCCTCACACCACTCAGATTTTTGTAGATTTGGAGGAAAACGGTATGGTTGATGACCAGAGCTTCCATTGTCAGCAGGCCCCACATCGAATGAAGATCATGAATTTGGATCCCTCCGTAGCATTA ggCTTCTTTTGTAAAGAAGAAAAAGACTTTGATAACTGGTGTAGTCTTGTACAAAAG GAGATTCTGAAGCAGCAGAGTCTTCGGATGTTTGAGTTAGTCCAAAATCATCCAGCCCATTGGCCTCCTTTCATACCTCCAGCAAAACCAGAAGTGACAACGTCAGGAGCAG AACTTATTGAATCTACTGATAAACTGTTTGAGTTGGAAGAAGAATTTGAAATCCTGAGTGTATGA
- the ATG4A gene encoding cysteine protease ATG4A isoform X3, whose translation MESVLSKYENQTTVLSEYLEEFPETDGSVWILGRQYHLKTDKSKLLLDISARLWFTYRRKFSPIGGTGPSSDTGWGCMLRCGQMMLAQALICRHLGRDWHWERHKKQPEEYHKILRCFIDRKDCCYSIHQMAQMGVGEGKSIGEWFGPNTVAQVLKKLALFDEWNSLAVYVSMDNTVVIEDIKKMCWSPPQSSTAVRGSTLSHRSALSQNKNTAVFCSGWKPLLLIIPLRLGINHINPIYIDAFKECFKMPQSLGALGGKPNNAYYFVGFLGNQLIYLDPHTTQIFVDLEENGMVDDQSFHCQQAPHRMKIMNLDPSVALEILKQQSLRMFELVQNHPAHWPPFIPPAKPEVTTSGAELIESTDKLFELEEEFEILSV comes from the exons ATGGAGTCCG TTTTATCCAAGTATGAAAACCAAACCACTGTCTTATCGGAATACCTAGAAGAATTTCCAGAAACAGATGGGTCAGTGTGGATCTTGGGAAGGCAATACCACCTTAAGACAG ACAAATCTAAATTATTGTTGGATATAAGTGCTCGTCTGTGGTTTACATATAGAAGAAAATTTTCACCAATTG GAGGCACAGGCCCTTCATCCGATACTGGCTGGGGATGCATGCTGCGATGTGGACAGATGATGCTGGCACAGGCTCTGATTTGCAGGCATTTAGGAAGGG ATTGGCATTGGGAGAGACACAAAAAACAACCTGAAGAATATCACAAGATCTTGCGATGCTTCATAGACAGAAAAGATTGCTGTTATTCTATCCACCAAATGG CACAGATGGGTGTAGGAGAGGGGAAGTCGATTGGAGAATGGTTTGGACCAAATACAGTTGCACAAGTGCTAAA AAAGCTTGCTTTATTTGATGAATGGAATTCCTTAGCTGTTTATGTATCTATGGACAATACCGTGGTCATTGAAGACATCA AGAAAATGTGTTGGTCCCCTCCTCAGAGCAGCACTGCTGTACGTGGCAGCACACTCTCCCACAGAAGTGCTCTCAGTCAAAACAAGAACACAGCAGTGTTTTGCTCAGGCTGGAAACCTCTCTTGCTCATTATACCTCTACGACTAGGGATAAATCACATCAATCCGATTTATATTGATGCTTTTAAA GAATGTTTTAAGATGCCACAGTCTTTGGGGGCATTAGGAGGGAAACCAAATAATGCCTACTATTTCGTAGGATTTTTAG GAAACCAGCTGATCTATTTAGATCCTCACACCACTCAGATTTTTGTAGATTTGGAGGAAAACGGTATGGTTGATGACCAGAGCTTCCATTGTCAGCAGGCCCCACATCGAATGAAGATCATGAATTTGGATCCCTCCGTAGCATTA GAGATTCTGAAGCAGCAGAGTCTTCGGATGTTTGAGTTAGTCCAAAATCATCCAGCCCATTGGCCTCCTTTCATACCTCCAGCAAAACCAGAAGTGACAACGTCAGGAGCAG AACTTATTGAATCTACTGATAAACTGTTTGAGTTGGAAGAAGAATTTGAAATCCTGAGTGTATGA
- the ATG4A gene encoding cysteine protease ATG4A isoform X2, translated as MESVLSKYENQTTVLSEYLEEFPETDGSVWILGRQYHLKTDKSKLLLDISARLWFTYRRKFSPIGGTGPSSDTGWGCMLRCGQMMLAQALICRHLGRDWHWERHKKQPEEYHKILRCFIDRKDCCYSIHQMAQMGVGEGKSIGEWFGPNTVAQVLKKLALFDEWNSLAVYVSMDNTVVIEDIKKMCWSPPQSSTAVRGSTLSHRSALSQNKNTAVFCSGWKPLLLIIPLRLGINHINPIYIDAFKECFKMPQSLGALGGKPNNAYYFVGFLGNQLIYLDPHTTQIFVDLEENGMVDDQSFHCQQAPHRMKIMNLDPSVALGFFCKEEKDFDNWCSLVQKEILKQQSLRMFELVQNHPAHWPPFIPPAKPEVTTSGAGTGIDLSGL; from the exons ATGGAGTCCG TTTTATCCAAGTATGAAAACCAAACCACTGTCTTATCGGAATACCTAGAAGAATTTCCAGAAACAGATGGGTCAGTGTGGATCTTGGGAAGGCAATACCACCTTAAGACAG ACAAATCTAAATTATTGTTGGATATAAGTGCTCGTCTGTGGTTTACATATAGAAGAAAATTTTCACCAATTG GAGGCACAGGCCCTTCATCCGATACTGGCTGGGGATGCATGCTGCGATGTGGACAGATGATGCTGGCACAGGCTCTGATTTGCAGGCATTTAGGAAGGG ATTGGCATTGGGAGAGACACAAAAAACAACCTGAAGAATATCACAAGATCTTGCGATGCTTCATAGACAGAAAAGATTGCTGTTATTCTATCCACCAAATGG CACAGATGGGTGTAGGAGAGGGGAAGTCGATTGGAGAATGGTTTGGACCAAATACAGTTGCACAAGTGCTAAA AAAGCTTGCTTTATTTGATGAATGGAATTCCTTAGCTGTTTATGTATCTATGGACAATACCGTGGTCATTGAAGACATCA AGAAAATGTGTTGGTCCCCTCCTCAGAGCAGCACTGCTGTACGTGGCAGCACACTCTCCCACAGAAGTGCTCTCAGTCAAAACAAGAACACAGCAGTGTTTTGCTCAGGCTGGAAACCTCTCTTGCTCATTATACCTCTACGACTAGGGATAAATCACATCAATCCGATTTATATTGATGCTTTTAAA GAATGTTTTAAGATGCCACAGTCTTTGGGGGCATTAGGAGGGAAACCAAATAATGCCTACTATTTCGTAGGATTTTTAG GAAACCAGCTGATCTATTTAGATCCTCACACCACTCAGATTTTTGTAGATTTGGAGGAAAACGGTATGGTTGATGACCAGAGCTTCCATTGTCAGCAGGCCCCACATCGAATGAAGATCATGAATTTGGATCCCTCCGTAGCATTA ggCTTCTTTTGTAAAGAAGAAAAAGACTTTGATAACTGGTGTAGTCTTGTACAAAAG GAGATTCTGAAGCAGCAGAGTCTTCGGATGTTTGAGTTAGTCCAAAATCATCCAGCCCATTGGCCTCCTTTCATACCTCCAGCAAAACCAGAAGTGACAACGTCAGGAGCAGGTACGGGTATTGACTTGAGTGGACTATAG